GGTTAAATCTGTTCGCGCTACTCCTCAAATCAAAGCATCACCAAAAGCAGAAGCGGATGTGCAAGAGGAAGCTTTAAAAAGATTTGGACGAGATTTGACAGAACAAGCAAAAGCAGGAAAATTAGATCCTGTGATTGGGAGAGATGATGAAATTCGGCGGGTAATTCAGGTATTGTCTCGACGTAGCAAAAATAACCCTGTGTTAATTGGTGAGCCGGGAGTTGGGAAAACTGCGATCGCTGAGGCATTAGCACAAAGAATGGTAAATGGTGATGTTCCTGAGTCTTTGAAGAATCGCCAATTAATCTCTTTAGATATCGGTAGCCTGATTGCTGGCGCAAAATATAGAGGTGAATTTGAAGACCGTTTAAAAAATGTCCTCCGTGAAGTTACGGAATCGAATGGGCAAGTAGTCCTCTTTATTGATGAACTACATACTGTTGTTGGGGCTGGTTCCAATCAACAAGGTTCAATGGATGCGGGTAACTTACTCAAACCAATGTTAGCGCGAGGTGAATTGCGTTGTATTGGTGCAACTACCTTAGATGAATATCGCAAATTTATTGAAAAAGATGCGGCATTAGAAAGAAGATTTCAACAAGTATATGTAGATCAACCAACTGTAGAAAATACAATTTCGATTTTGCGAGGTTTAAAAGAACGTTATGAAGTACATCATAATGTGAAAATTTCTGATTCCGCTTTAGTTGCTGCGGCAACCTTATCAGCGCGTTATATTGCTGATAGATTTCTACCAGACAAAGCGATAGACTTAGTAGACGAAGCCGCAGCGAAATTAAAAATGGAGATTACATCTAAACCTGCGGAATTAGAAACTATTGACCGGCGTTTAATGCAGCTAGAAATGGAAAAGCTGTCATTATCTGGAGAAGAACAGAGTATTTCCCCAACCAAAGAACGATTAGAACGGATTCAGGCAGAAATTGCCAGTTTAACAGTTAAACAGCAAATATTTAATGAACAATGGCAAGGGGAAAAACAGATATTAGAATCTATTAGCAGTTTAAAAAAAGAAGAAGACGCACTGCGGGTGCAAATTGAACAAGCAGAACGGGACTATGATTTAAACAAAGCTGCTCAACTCAAGTTTGGTAAATTAGAGGGAGTGCAGAGAGAACGCGAAGTTAAAGAAGCGCAACTATTACAAATGCAAAGCCAAGGTTCTACCCTGCTGCGCGAACAGGTAACAGAAGCCGATATTGCCGAAATCGTGGCTAAATGGACAGGAATCCCCGTAAATCGGCTTTTGGCATCAGAACGGCAGAAATTACTACAACTAGAAAGTCATTTACATGAACGAGTAATTGGTCAAGAAGAAGCTGTTTCCGCCGTCTCTGCGGCAATTCGTCGCGCCCGTGCAGGGATGAAAGACCCCTCTCGACCTATTGGTTCATTCTTGTTTATGGGACCAACTGGCGTAGGTAAAACTGAACTCGCCCGCGCCTTAGCTCAGTTTCTCTTTGATTCTGATGATGCTTTGGTGCGGTTGGATATGTCCGAATACATGGAGAAACATTCCGTTTCCCGTCTTGTCGGTGCGCCTCCTGGATATGTGGGTTATGAAGAAGGGGGACAACTTTCGGAAGCAATTCGCAGACATCCTTACTCGGTTGTGCTTTTAGATGAAGTGGAAAAAGCTCACCCCGATGTATTTAATATTTTGCTACAAGTGTTAGATGATGGTAGAGTTACTGATTCCCAAGGTAGAGCCGTAGATTTCCGAAATACTGTCATAGTAATGACTAGCAATATTGGTAGTGAACATATTTTGGATGTAGCTGGTGATGATTCCAAGTATGATTTGATGCGAAATAGAGTTATGGAAGGTTTGCGAAGTCACTTCCGTCCCGAATTCCTGAACCGCATTGATGATTTAATTCTTTTCCACACTCTTAACCGTTCAGAAATGGGGCATATTATCCGCATTCAACTGAAACGGGTAGAAAATCTCCTCAAAGAACAAAAAATCTCTTTTGAGATATCTCAAGCCGCTTGTGAACATCTTGTAGAAGCTGGCTATGATCCTGTTTACGGCGCACGTCCATTAAAACGGTCTATTCAGCGAGAGGTAGAAAATCCTCTGGCTACCAAGTTACTGGAAAATACTTTTGTTTCTGGTGATACTATTATCATTGATAAAGTTGAAACTGGGTTAAGTTTTAGTAAAAAACCTTAAATGAATTGTTAATAATCAAATAGGAGTTTTACATGGAATTGATTTCTTCATTAGGAATTACAAGTTCGCAATATCTTTCTAAGGAGAGATTTATTAGTTATCATCATCAGTCGCGGTTATTGTTTTCATTAGGTAATGAAGTTAAAAATGTCCTGGAAATTGGGATTTTTAATTCTTTACTCACAGAAATACTCAGACAAAGTAACTATAACGTAACCACTGCTGACATTGACCCCAGCCTTAAATCAGATATAATTTTGGATTTGACGGAGGATTTTACATTACCAAAAGATAAGTTTGATGCAATTGTTCTGTTTCAGGTACTAGAACATTTTCCTTATGAAAAGTCAGAATTAGCATTGCAAAAACTCGCCACATTCACTAAGAAATATTTGGTTATTTCTATTCCTAATACTACTGAATATCTGTCATTACAAATCAAAACTTCCTTTTTACTTAAAGCCAGACATTTACTATGGGAAATACCCAAATTTTGGGGAACAATACCACTTTGTGATGAACACTATTGGGAAATGGGATTGAAAGGATATCCTAAAAAACGGATTTTAGACTCTGTTGCTAAAGCTGGTTTGAGTGTGAAGGAAGAATATGTTGATCCTACTTTCCCATATCACTACTTTTTGATTTTAGAAAAAAATAAATAACAAGTTCTTCCCAGGCTAATTACCACAAGACCTTGATTTATATCGTGTTCCAGCGAATGAGGAGGATATTTTGCTAGTTTTAATGAAAATTCTGCAATCTTAGAGGGTGTTTATTTGTGTGCCTTTAACCAATTTTCCAAATCTATAACTTCTGAAAAGTCTAATAATGCTTCTCCTAAATTCTCCAATTTTTCTACGGATAGAGTTTGAATCTGTTCAATTAATGATGGTTCAATTTCACCAAATCGGCGATTAAGTTGACGGATCACTAGACGTTCTTCTCCTTGTTGTAGTCCTTCTTGTATGGCTTGTTCTCTATCTTGTTGGTAATATGGGGTTAAACGCATAATCAACTCCTTATCTTCTAGGTCTGAACTGTTATTAATATTTAAAGTTTTTTGGAGGTTGTAAACTAATCCTATGGTAGCTTTTTGGAAAGGATAGTTACTGGGTAATGTTTTTAATTCATCAATTGCTTGTTTTTGGACTGTTTCTCGTCCTAATAGTCTTAACCAGAGGGTTTCAGGAGTACGTGGTAATTGATGAATGACGACAATTGCTGTATTCAAGTAATCTGCTAAAAAGTATATTCCTGCTGGCCAATGGCTGTTTTCTGTGGCTCTAAATCCCAATAATAAGGTTTGTGAAGCTGTGGGGGTAAGAATCCATAACTTTGTTGCTTCTATTGAAGCTTGAGGATTTTTGTTACGTTTGGCTTCTCGTTGTGATGCGCCTCTTACTTCTAATAATTTTAACAGACAATCACAGATTTCTTCTTTGGAGGCTGGATTGCGATAGGGTTCAAAGATAGCGGGTGTTGTTATTAGTTTACCTAACAATCCTAATATTTCGATGTCGGCTGTTTTTGTGTTTGTAGGCGAAAACAATACATCTATTTCTCTGATTTCTCCAGCTAGATTACTGGGTGCTTCGACTGTTCCAAAAGGTGTGAGTAGTTCCTCTAAATAGTCCTTGGCAAATTGGTCATGGATAAAACGGGTCATTCAATTTTAGATTTTAGATTGATTCCACAGATAATATAAATTGAGTAGACGGAAGAAAACCTCACATTTTCGGAATCTTGTTGCATGACCTGATTATTTAACCCATTATTTTGCAAGATAGTTCTTCCTTATCAATTTTATGATAACAAATTTTAAATCAGTTGTCAAGTGTTTTGTTCTCTTATTTTGGCGACGTGTGCGTACTTGGGTGTTGATTTAATCTTCTTGGTATATTGCTAACACTTGTTTAGCTATATTTTCAGCCTAAGAGGATGTTTAAAAAGTTCTGTTGTCGGGATCAAAAGTTTTAGATCCCTCTAAATCTCCCTTAAAAAGGGAGACTTTGATCTGGTGTACGCACAATTCCTACCTGTCTTCGTATCGGACTATTTCGCCCCCTAAATCCCCCAATTCTGGGGGACTTTGAAAATTCTTGTTCCCCCAATTCTGGGGGTTAGGGGGCGATTCAATAATTACTACAATCTGTTTTTTGCAGCCTCTTGAGTTAAAATACTTAGAGGAATCACATCAATATGCGTTAAATAAAATTCCTCACCCTCTGACTCACGTAGCGCATCTAAATAGGCATCAATACCACGAGGCTGGGGAACTGATTCGCTATCTTGAAGATGATAAACCAAAGCTGAACGCATATTCTTTAAAGTTTTTTCCAGTGTTTCACCTGTAGCAATACAACCCCATACATCAGGAGAGTATGCGGAAAATCCTGTTGCAGTTTTTTCTAAAACGATCAGATATTTATCCATTATTTGAGTCCTGCTTGTCTGAGAATACTTGCTAACGTTCCTTTGCGGACATCATCACTTGTTTTGCCTGATACAGTTACTTTACCTAATTTTGTTGGATGTTTAAACTGGCGATGACTACCTTCTGTTCCTGCTAAATACCAACCATCTGATTCAAGCAAATTGATGACTTCTCGTACTTTCATCATCATAAATTTAAATCCTCACAGATGGTAGTGTAATCCGAATCATAATCAGCAGGTATTCCTGACCCCAAAAGCGATAAAATCACGGAAAATTGATTTTCACAAATTATCAGCACGCAACTAAAACTAACGGATAACTATGCTAGAACAAGGCAATATCAGTATTCATACCGATAATATTTTCCCGATTATCAAGAAGTCTCTCTACTCAGATCATCAAATCTTCTTGCGGGAATTGGTATCCAACGCGGTAGACGCTATCCAAAAGTTAAACATGGTATCCCGCGCTGGGGAATACAATGGCGAAATTGGCGAACCAGAAATTACAATTAGTATTGATAAGGACAACAAAACCCTTTCCATTACTGATAATGGCATTGGTATGACAGCAGAGGAAGTAAAAAAATATATTAACCAAGTTGCTTTCTCTAGTGCTGAAGAATTTATTAATAAGTATGAAGGGAAAGCAGATCAACCGATTATCGGTCATTTCGGTTTGGGTTTCTACTCTTCCTTTATGGTGGCAAAACAAGTAGAAATTGATACTTTATCTTACCAAGAAGGCGCACAAGCTGTCCGTTGGAGTTGTGATGGTTCACCTAAATTTATCTTAGATGAATCTCCTCGCACCACTCGCGGAACTACGATTATCCTGACTTTAGAAGGGGAAGAAGAGGAATTTCTAGAGCCAGCACGAATCAAGAATCTTGTCAAGACTTATTGTGATTTCATGTCAGTTCCCATTAAGATGGATGGGGAAGTTTTAAATAAACAAAAAGCGGCATGGCGTGAATCTCCCAATAATCTCAAAGAAGAAGATTATTTAGAGTTTTACCGCTACTTGTATCCTTTCCAAGAAGAACCCCTGTTATGGGTGCATTTAAATACAGATTATCCTTTTGTGATTAATGGGATTTTGTATTTCCCGAAAATGCGTCCTGATGTAGATGTTACCAAAGGACAAATTAAGTTATTCTGCAATCAGGTATTTGTGAGTGATAACTGTGAGGAAATTATTCCCCAGTTTTTAATGCCTATGCGGGGGGTAATTGATAGCACTGATATACCTTTAAACGTTTCTCGAAGTGCATTACAAGGCGATCGCACTATTAAGAGAATTGGAGATTATATCGCCAAAAAAGTCGGCGATAGACTCAAAGAATTATACCGCGAAAACCGCGAACAATACGTAACAGCCTGGAAAGACTTGGGAACATTTGTCAAATTTGGCGTTCTCAATGATGACAAATTCAAGAAACAAGTTGAAGATATCATCATCTTCCGTAGCACAGCCAAATTAGAAGCCCCAGCAGCCGACACCGCAGCCGTTGAAGTTCAATCTGCTGAAGGTGATGCGTGGCAAGATATCACTCCAACCAGCACTACTAGCATTCCCTACACCACCCTCAAAGAATACCTAGAACGTAATAAAGAACGTAACGAAAACAAGGTATTTTATAGCACCGATGCAGCTAGTCAAGCTACTTATATTGAACTCCACAAAAATCAAGGTTTGGAAGTCCTATTTATGGATTCCTTCATTGATACCCACTTCATTAACTTCCTAGAACAAGAATATCGAGATGTGAAGTTTACACGGGTAGACTCTGACCTTGACAATACCCTCCTCGATGACAAAACTAGCGAAATTGTTGACCCCACCACCAACAAGACCAAAGGAGAAGTCATTAAAGAACTATTTGAGAAAGCCCTCAATAAGCCAAAACTCAGCATCCGCACTGAATCCTTGAAATCAGATGACCCTCAAGGAACACCACCTGCAATGGTATTATTACCTGAATTTCTGCGACGGATGCGGGAAATGAGCGCCATGATGCAGCAGCAAAACGTTGAATTTCCTGAAGATCATATTTTACTGATCAATACTGCTCATCCGTTAATTCAAAATCTGGTTAATCTTAGTCAGGGCAGTATTATTCAAGGTGATGGTGAATCAACGTCTAATCCATTAGTTAATATGATGTGTCAGCACGTTTATGATTTGGCACTGATGTCTCAAAAGGGCTTTGATGCAGATGGAATGAAATCTTTTGTAGAACGTTCCAATGATGTACTTACCAAACTCACAGAACAAGCCAGCAAATAAAAATCACTCTTTATCATCTTAGATCAAAGAATGTAAAGACGTTCTTAGACATAACAATGTAGAGACTTTTTTTGATTAAAAAACGTAGAGACGTTCCATGGAACGTCTCTACATGAAAATATTTCCCCAATCACCAATCCCTGTCAATCTAGCCTTTGAGCAGATATAATAGGAAGGTTGTCTTTAAATAACACTCTAGGAGATATTTATTATGTCCCGTCGTTGTCAATTAACTGGTAAAAAAGCCAATAACGCTTGTTCCGTATCCCACTCCAACCGTCACACCAACCGTCTACAACACGTTAATCTGCAAAGTAAGCGGATTTGGTGGGCTGCTGGGAACCGTTGGGTAAAATTGAAACTTTCCACCAAAGCTATCAAAACCTTAGAATTCAAAGGTTTAGACGCAATGGCAAAAGAAGCAGGAATCAACCTCAACCATTACTAAATAGTAGGGAATAGGGAACAGGGAACAGGGAATAGGGAACAGGGAACAGGGGGAAGAAAAGACCTTTGATATTGATTATTATACTTTTTTCTTCCTGACTGGGCGCAGGTCTTGATTGGGCGCAGGTCTTGATTGGGCGCAGGTCTTGATTGGGCGCAGGTCTTGATTGGGCGCAGGTCTTGATTGGGCGCAGGTCTTGACTGGGCGCAGGCCCTGCGCCCCTACTGACTCCTTTTATTAAATACTATTTAACTTAATTACACCCCGATCAAAAATGCGGTTATTAGTACCAATTCCACTCACTTCCATTTTATCTGCATAGACATTATAAGCTGCAAAACTCAAATCACTTGTGGAATATTCTGTCCATTGAGAACGGCCAACGGGACGATTTCCAGCGCCAGCACCACAGATTAAATAGGTAGTGCCATTAATGGCGCGAGTCCGTTCATAATTATGTTCATGACCATTGATATAAAGTTGGACATTGTATTTTTTAAATAAAGGAGTAAAGGTTTTAATAAAACTTGCATTACTCCCATATTGACCAGATGAATAAATGGGATGATGACCAAAGACAACCTTCCAAGGTGCTTTACTCATACTTAATTCCTTCTCTAACCAAATTAACTGATTTTTCCAATCAGCATTACCATTAGTATCTAAAGCAAAAAACTGAACTTTATTTTGACTAAAAGTGTAATAACGCCCCTGCATATTCAAGCCAGGATATTTAAGTTGCGGAACACCATTATCAGTGCGAATATCATGATTACCTAAACAAGCATGAAACTTGACACCATTTTTAAGTAAAGGTTGATAGGGACGTTCAAAAACTTCATTAATTTTTTCAATTTCGCCATTATTATAGATATTGTCACCAGCTAAAACTACTAAATTGTAGGGATTTTGCTGATGATAAAAATTCATAGCATTAGCTACACCATATTGGCCTTTTGTCCCAGTTCCCGTATCAGCAACGGAGACAAAACGCAATAATAAATCTTTTTTAACTGGTTTAGCTGCTATTGCAGTTTCTATGAGAGAATTTGTATTTGATAATTTCCCACTTAGAAATCCAGTTGCTATGGTACTGATTCCACTTAAAAGTAAAAATTGACGGCGTTTAATATTCATTTTTGAATTTTGAATTGTTAAGTATTTTTGATTCGCTAATCTGGGTAAAAGTTCCATGTCACCAGACAAACGCAGAAAACTAATAAATGAACCCCCGTCTACACTCTATCAAAAAAATCAACCAATTTGGAAAAGGACATTTATCCAAATTTTGCGGGGAACGATTGGTGTTTTAGAAACTACAGTAGTCAAACTGGAGACAGAAATACCTGGTGATAATCAGAATAAAACTAATTTTTTATCGCGTTGGGATGGATTTTTAAGAACATTCCGCTTATTTTTACCATCAAATATATCTAACAATGTGTCAGATACAGTTTTGACAGGAGTTTTTGCAGTAATTTTTGTGGTGACAATAGGGATAACTACATTTATGTTTATTCCTAAATCTGCTGAAGTGGCAACTGTTCCCCCAGTAGAAGAAGTTATCCCACCAACCGCAGTTATAAAAGCAGAACCTATTCCCACTCCAGTTATAGAAGCAAAACCCATTCCCACCGCAGTTGTAGAAGCACAACCTATTCCAACTCCAGTTGTAGAACCAGAACCCACTCTAACTCCAGTTGTAGAACCAGAAGCCACTCCAACTCCAGTTGTAGAATTAACACCAGAACAAACTTTATTAGCAGCAATTGAAAATCAGTTTTCAGACATTAGCGTTGCTGTTAAGAATACGAAAGACAAAAATATTGTTTCTCAACTGATAAAACCTATCAATGCTAATTTTCGTACTAGCGATTTAACTCTAAAAATTAATAATATTTGGGATAAATTGGAAAAATCGCAACAGGATAAACTAGCTGCGAAAATATTACAACGTTCTCAAGAACTTAATTTTATCCATTTAGAAATTGTTGATTTTCAAGGGAAATTAATTGCCCGTAGTCCAGTAGTGGGTAATAAAATGATCATTTTTAAAAGGTAATATTCGAGATATAAGAACCCCACCCCCAACCCCCTCCCCGCAAGCGAGGAGGGGGCTATGATTTACCTCATTCAAGTGCATACCGCTATAAGAAAAATGTCCAATCTTGTGGGATGGGCATCTTGCCCGTCCTAATATTATTAGCAGGCAAGATGCCTGCACCACAAGAAATTTTGGGATATTTTTTTATTTGGAAGTCTCTAATTCTAATAAACCTTGATAACCTGTAACAATACGATTACCATCTTTGAGAATATGCACTTCAATTTGATCACTAGCCCAAGTAATTTTATCGGCAAATTCTGGGTTAAAGATATTGACATTTTGATTACTAGAAGAAACGGGAGAATCAGGAGAATTAATTGCTAGAGATTTGACAAAAGGACCATCAATCAAAATATCTAATTCTGCTAATAATTCTTTTGTACCTGGAGGTGCAGAATTAGATTGTAATTGCTGGAGTGTAAAACCAGTAAAAGACATGACATTTAATCCCGCTGCTTTTAACTTTTTAGCTAAAATTGTTAATGCGGGTGCTTGCCAAAATGGTTCACCACCGGAAAAAGTTATACCAGTATTGAGGGGATTTTTGAGAATACTTTCAGCTAAGGTATCAATAGCAACTAAATCATTAATTTCAAATGCCCAAGAGTCGGGATTAAAGCAACCAGAACACTCCCGGTTACAACCTTGCACCCAAACAACTGCGCGACAACCGGGGCCATTAACCTCTGATTGGTCAACATAACCCATAATATTAAGATAGCCGGGGGGGATATCAGCGAGTCCTAGTGATGGGTTCATAGGGTTGGTTTCCATCTCTTGTCAACTCCTTTTTAACTTTTCCTATTACTTGTTAATATAGCGAGACTATTGAAAGGTGTGGAGAAAGAAAATATAAGCTTTTTTAAAATTTGGCTATTTTGTGTAATTAAGCTTAGATCATTTGGTACTTAGTAAACCCAAATCAGCACATTTTTCATACTGCATTTCTCCGTTCTAATCGGCGAATTTGCATATCTGCTCTAGTCATATCTGGATCATAGGATTCCCACTCTTGTAGTTCTTGACGTATGCGTTTTGCTTCTTCTAATTGACCATTATCAATTGCTTCAAAAAGGCGTGTGAGTGTTCGTGATTCTTCTGTATCTGGTCTTAACTCACTCAACCCTAAAATATTTCTGACAATATCTGAACTTTTCCTGCCTTTGGTAGGTTCAGGACATGATTTTATTTGATAATCTTCTAATATCCATACTTGATTTTGTTTTACAGTTGTCACAACTTCAGGACTGTGAGTAGTAGCGATAATTTGAGTGTTGGGAAATACCTTTTTTAAATCAGGAATAATCTTTTGTTGCCAAGTTGGATGTAAATGCAAATCTAACTCATCAATCATTAAAATGGCTTCTGCTGCTAACGGGTTTTCCATTGGTGGGTTTGCTTGTGCTAACCGACGTGCAAAATCCATTACTAAAGCTAACATATTGCGATAATCGGCACTTAATTGACTAAGTAAAAGTTCTCTTTTTTCTCCTGTTTCCATTGTCCACTCAACCATCAATTTTGCAGATGTTGCACCTGAAAAATAAACGCGAGCATTGGGAGCAATAATTGTAGAAATAGCATTTCTTACTTGTTTTAAATCAGGAAGTTCAAAGTTAATATCTCTCCGCTTTTTCACCTCTCTTAATTCTTGTAACTCGCGCACAAAAAACCAGTTAGCTAAATCTGTAAAATCAGATGTTGCATCAAGAATGTTATTTAAAGCATCAAATCTATTGAAGTATTTATTTGAAATATATTCAATATCATCAATATTATTTAAGTGGCGATCACCTCTATAATAAGCTATAATGGAAAGGTCTGATTTTTTGTTATCTAATTGATTTAAAAATTTACTTTCCAGTTCGGCTAAAAGCTTTGTTAAACCTTTGAATGATAGAGATAAAGGCAACTTATTATTAGCAATCATTTCTTCATAAACACTTGTCCAATCTGAAAAACCAGTAGCAGATACAGTGAATTCTGGTGGATTTATTTTTCTATTATCTTCTTGATTGGCTGATACCTCTCGTCGTTCTAAAACAAGTGATTTGCCTTCTATCTCTTCTGTGGTCTCTTCTGTGGCTAAAAGCTTCTGAATCTTAATAACATAGGGAATCATTGCAATAGCAATAGCATCCAATAATGCACTTTTACCTGATCCATTATTGCCAACAAAAAT
The window above is part of the Dolichospermum sp. DET69 genome. Proteins encoded here:
- the htpG gene encoding molecular chaperone HtpG produces the protein MLEQGNISIHTDNIFPIIKKSLYSDHQIFLRELVSNAVDAIQKLNMVSRAGEYNGEIGEPEITISIDKDNKTLSITDNGIGMTAEEVKKYINQVAFSSAEEFINKYEGKADQPIIGHFGLGFYSSFMVAKQVEIDTLSYQEGAQAVRWSCDGSPKFILDESPRTTRGTTIILTLEGEEEEFLEPARIKNLVKTYCDFMSVPIKMDGEVLNKQKAAWRESPNNLKEEDYLEFYRYLYPFQEEPLLWVHLNTDYPFVINGILYFPKMRPDVDVTKGQIKLFCNQVFVSDNCEEIIPQFLMPMRGVIDSTDIPLNVSRSALQGDRTIKRIGDYIAKKVGDRLKELYRENREQYVTAWKDLGTFVKFGVLNDDKFKKQVEDIIIFRSTAKLEAPAADTAAVEVQSAEGDAWQDITPTSTTSIPYTTLKEYLERNKERNENKVFYSTDAASQATYIELHKNQGLEVLFMDSFIDTHFINFLEQEYRDVKFTRVDSDLDNTLLDDKTSEIVDPTTNKTKGEVIKELFEKALNKPKLSIRTESLKSDDPQGTPPAMVLLPEFLRRMREMSAMMQQQNVEFPEDHILLINTAHPLIQNLVNLSQGSIIQGDGESTSNPLVNMMCQHVYDLALMSQKGFDADGMKSFVERSNDVLTKLTEQASK
- the clpB gene encoding ATP-dependent chaperone ClpB; its protein translation is MQPTDPDKFTDTAWEAVTKSQDVVRAYKQQQLEVEHLILALLEEPTSLATAILTRAGVDSVRFKQQLEAFTQRQPKVGKSDQLYLGRNLDLLLDKADEIRTKMREEEISEGHIILAFGNDERVGRRLFKSLNIDIAQVELGVKSVRATPQIKASPKAEADVQEEALKRFGRDLTEQAKAGKLDPVIGRDDEIRRVIQVLSRRSKNNPVLIGEPGVGKTAIAEALAQRMVNGDVPESLKNRQLISLDIGSLIAGAKYRGEFEDRLKNVLREVTESNGQVVLFIDELHTVVGAGSNQQGSMDAGNLLKPMLARGELRCIGATTLDEYRKFIEKDAALERRFQQVYVDQPTVENTISILRGLKERYEVHHNVKISDSALVAAATLSARYIADRFLPDKAIDLVDEAAAKLKMEITSKPAELETIDRRLMQLEMEKLSLSGEEQSISPTKERLERIQAEIASLTVKQQIFNEQWQGEKQILESISSLKKEEDALRVQIEQAERDYDLNKAAQLKFGKLEGVQREREVKEAQLLQMQSQGSTLLREQVTEADIAEIVAKWTGIPVNRLLASERQKLLQLESHLHERVIGQEEAVSAVSAAIRRARAGMKDPSRPIGSFLFMGPTGVGKTELARALAQFLFDSDDALVRLDMSEYMEKHSVSRLVGAPPGYVGYEEGGQLSEAIRRHPYSVVLLDEVEKAHPDVFNILLQVLDDGRVTDSQGRAVDFRNTVIVMTSNIGSEHILDVAGDDSKYDLMRNRVMEGLRSHFRPEFLNRIDDLILFHTLNRSEMGHIIRIQLKRVENLLKEQKISFEISQAACEHLVEAGYDPVYGARPLKRSIQREVENPLATKLLENTFVSGDTIIIDKVETGLSFSKKP
- a CDS encoding radical SAM protein, which translates into the protein METNPMNPSLGLADIPPGYLNIMGYVDQSEVNGPGCRAVVWVQGCNRECSGCFNPDSWAFEINDLVAIDTLAESILKNPLNTGITFSGGEPFWQAPALTILAKKLKAAGLNVMSFTGFTLQQLQSNSAPPGTKELLAELDILIDGPFVKSLAINSPDSPVSSSNQNVNIFNPEFADKITWASDQIEVHILKDGNRIVTGYQGLLELETSK
- a CDS encoding AAA family ATPase, with the translated sequence MHIQKVTIKNFRCFEHLEVNLDPDINIFVGNNGSGKSALLDAIAIAMIPYVIKIQKLLATEETTEEIEGKSLVLERREVSANQEDNRKINPPEFTVSATGFSDWTSVYEEMIANNKLPLSLSFKGLTKLLAELESKFLNQLDNKKSDLSIIAYYRGDRHLNNIDDIEYISNKYFNRFDALNNILDATSDFTDLANWFFVRELQELREVKKRRDINFELPDLKQVRNAISTIIAPNARVYFSGATSAKLMVEWTMETGEKRELLLSQLSADYRNMLALVMDFARRLAQANPPMENPLAAEAILMIDELDLHLHPTWQQKIIPDLKKVFPNTQIIATTHSPEVVTTVKQNQVWILEDYQIKSCPEPTKGRKSSDIVRNILGLSELRPDTEESRTLTRLFEAIDNGQLEEAKRIRQELQEWESYDPDMTRADMQIRRLERRNAV
- a CDS encoding metallophosphoesterase, with amino-acid sequence MNIKRRQFLLLSGISTIATGFLSGKLSNTNSLIETAIAAKPVKKDLLLRFVSVADTGTGTKGQYGVANAMNFYHQQNPYNLVVLAGDNIYNNGEIEKINEVFERPYQPLLKNGVKFHACLGNHDIRTDNGVPQLKYPGLNMQGRYYTFSQNKVQFFALDTNGNADWKNQLIWLEKELSMSKAPWKVVFGHHPIYSSGQYGSNASFIKTFTPLFKKYNVQLYINGHEHNYERTRAINGTTYLICGAGAGNRPVGRSQWTEYSTSDLSFAAYNVYADKMEVSGIGTNNRIFDRGVIKLNSI
- a CDS encoding type II toxin-antitoxin system HicA family toxin — its product is MKVREVINLLESDGWYLAGTEGSHRQFKHPTKLGKVTVSGKTSDDVRKGTLASILRQAGLK
- a CDS encoding type II toxin-antitoxin system HicB family antitoxin, which gives rise to MDKYLIVLEKTATGFSAYSPDVWGCIATGETLEKTLKNMRSALVYHLQDSESVPQPRGIDAYLDALRESEGEEFYLTHIDVIPLSILTQEAAKNRL
- a CDS encoding methyltransferase domain-containing protein, whose product is MELISSLGITSSQYLSKERFISYHHQSRLLFSLGNEVKNVLEIGIFNSLLTEILRQSNYNVTTADIDPSLKSDIILDLTEDFTLPKDKFDAIVLFQVLEHFPYEKSELALQKLATFTKKYLVISIPNTTEYLSLQIKTSFLLKARHLLWEIPKFWGTIPLCDEHYWEMGLKGYPKKRILDSVAKAGLSVKEEYVDPTFPYHYFLILEKNK
- a CDS encoding 50S ribosomal protein L28, which gives rise to MSRRCQLTGKKANNACSVSHSNRHTNRLQHVNLQSKRIWWAAGNRWVKLKLSTKAIKTLEFKGLDAMAKEAGINLNHY
- a CDS encoding DUF4351 domain-containing protein — its product is MTRFIHDQFAKDYLEELLTPFGTVEAPSNLAGEIREIDVLFSPTNTKTADIEILGLLGKLITTPAIFEPYRNPASKEEICDCLLKLLEVRGASQREAKRNKNPQASIEATKLWILTPTASQTLLLGFRATENSHWPAGIYFLADYLNTAIVVIHQLPRTPETLWLRLLGRETVQKQAIDELKTLPSNYPFQKATIGLVYNLQKTLNINNSSDLEDKELIMRLTPYYQQDREQAIQEGLQQGEERLVIRQLNRRFGEIEPSLIEQIQTLSVEKLENLGEALLDFSEVIDLENWLKAHK